GGCCTTTTATGACGCGGAGCGATCAGCGGCAGCTGCTAAGCCAAGCGGGAATCGCCCAACCCATCCACCGGCGACAGACGGCGGCCCCCTCCAGCCAGGGGCGCTGGGTGCCGTCCGGCGCATGGACGATCCTTTGGAAGGAGTGGCTCGCAACCCGACGAGTGGCGGGCGGCATGCGGTTGCCGGCGATCGCGCTCCTGGTTGCCGTTGTGGTCGGCGCGGCGCTCGGCACGCTGAGTCGCAACCGTCCCGCAGTCGCAGGCGCCCTGCTCGGGCCGCTGTCTTATGCCGTCGTGATGATCAGCCTCTTTACCGCGTACCGCCTGGGCAACGATCTGCGCAAGCCGATCTGGTGGCTCTCGGCGTCCACCTTGCGGGCTCGACTCGCGGTGCTGCTGGTCGCGCGGACACTGCGGCTCGCGATTCCGATCTCGGCTGGATTACTGACGGCAGGCGTGGCCGGCGGCAATGCCGCCTTCCTCCTGGCGGGGGCGCCCATCGTCGTTGCCGCGACCTGGGCGATCAATTCCATGGCGCTTGGGACGTACGCGATCCTCCCGGGGTCTTCCGATATGCGCGGCCCCGGTGGATGCCTGCGAGTCATCGTGCTCTTCGTCATGGTGATCCCGATCGGGATCGCGGGCATCGTCGGCGGCATCGCAACCGAGAGCGGCACGGGGAGCCTCGTGGCGGCGGTCATCACGGCGCTGGGCGAGGGATGGCTGCTGGTGCTGTTCGCGGCGTCGCAGCTCGATGGCAATGGCCTGGCGTTCGCCCAGGCCGAACGCCGCTAGCCTCGCTCGCGCATCGCCTTAGGCTCGCTTCAGAAGGTCGGCGAGCTTACCGAGTTCGCTCTCCCAGCCCATGACCATCATGTTCGTCCAGTACTCATCGTGCATGGCATCGAGCGTCATGACCAACCTCACGCCCTCTTGCTGCGTATCGAAGTCGACGGTCATCGCCAGCGCGTACGGTTTGACGTTCGGAATGAAATCGGCCATTTGCGTGAAGGCGAGTCGCTGGCGCGGCACGACCTCGGTGTAGGTGACGAGAGACTCCGTGGTCAGCGGCATCCCGGCCTTCTTCAGGAAGTCGATCTGGTCCGCAGCGACCGCGGTCATCGCATAGAGGAGCTCGCCGCCGCGGCGGACGTCGAGCCTGCGCACTCTCACCTCGAATCCTGGTGGGCCCCACCAGGATTCGATGCCGTCCTTCGTCGTCCAGAGCTCCCAGACCTCGTCGATCGATGCGTTGAAGCTTCGCTCGATCGTGACTCTCCGGCGCGCCGGTTGGGTCTGCGAGGTCAAGCTACGCGCCGCTCCGGTAGGCGTGCTCCAGTTTCGAGATGTCGAGCTTGCGCATCTTCAACAGGGCCTCCATCAGTTTTGCCGGGTTCCCCGATTTCGGGTCGCCCATCATCTTCCCCAGAGCCGAGGGGACGACCTGCCACGACACGCCGAATCGATCCTTGAGCCAGCCGCATGGTCCTTCCTCTCCGCCCTCTGTGAGCCGCGCCCAGACCTGATCGAGCTCTTGCTGAGTTTCGCAGGTCGCCACAAACGAGAACGCTTCCGTGAACGTAAAGGCCTGGCCACCATCGAACGCCGTGTATTCCTGTCCGTCGAGCTGGAAACTAGCGTGCAGCACGCTCCCTTCCGGAAGAGGACCGTTCGCCTCGGCGCGCAGCAGGCTCAGGACCTTGGAATTCGGAAACAGCGAAACGTAGAAATTGACCGCTTGTTCGGCGCCCTCCTTGAATGTCAAGCATGGTCTGACGCTTTGCACCTTTGTCTTGTTGGCCACCGCCGTCGTCTGCGTACCCACTTGCGTCACTTTTCTTCCTCCTTGTTTTTCGGTCGGGTCCTGCCCCGCCGGTCGAGTTCTGCCGCAAACCGATCGAGTCGGCCCTCCCACATCGCGCGATATCCCATCATCCATTCGTCCAGTTCGCGAAACGGCTCCGGTCGCAAGGCGTAGAGCCTCCGCCGGCCCTCCGGGCGGACGACAACGAACTGCGCGTCCTGCAAAATGGCGAGCTGTCGCGAAACACCAGGCTGACCGATGTCCACGACGGCGACCAGCTCGCTCACGGAGCGCTCCCCGCTCCGCAGCTCCTCGATGAGCCGGCGGCGGGTGGGATCGGCCAGGATCTGGAACGCGTCGGGCATGGCGATACATTACTACATCGACATATGTCTTGTCAACAATATATCGTAGGTGTTACCGTCTGACGCCCACGCCGAGGAACGACGCCAGCTCGCGGAGGGCCTGCGTCGTCGGACGAACGGGCCGGCGCCGACCGTCCCAGCCCGCCTCCCATCGCTCCCCTACCACCTTGAGCACCCCCTCAAGCCGATCGACGGCCAGGTCGAACCTGGCACAGATGCGGTCGCCATGCAGCAGAGGCATCACGAAGTAGCCCCAGCGCGTGCTCCTGGGAACGTAAATCTCGAGCCGGAAGTCAAAACCCCACAGCGCCAGCGTCCGGTCGCGATCGCAGATCAGGTTGTCGAAGGGCGACAGCAGGGTCGTTCGCGGCTCGAACGCGCCCGACTCGATCTCGTCGAGCAGCGGAAGGTCGTCCGCGTGGACGTACCAGTCGCCTTTGAGCCCGATATCCACCGGGACGATCGTTCCACTGGCTTCGAGGTCCTTCCAGACGGGCGCGAGCCCCTGGTAGCGGCGTCGGATGAAGTGTTTCTTGACTTGCTGCTGGGTGGCGACGCCCAGCGCCCGCAAGGAGCGGACCGCGGCCCGGCGCAGGGCGACCGGGCGCTCGGGAATCGGGCCAGGCGGCGTTCGGAACCAGGTGTCCGCCAGCGCCCACCGACGCCCGCTCCCGACACGGCCGGCCGGTACGATCTGGCCCTGAAGCCAGAGGAGTGCCAGCGTGTCCGTGATCGGGCTGCGCTGTCCCCAGCCGGATTCGTACTTCTCGGCATGTTGGTCGAAGTCCGCGGCGCGGACTGAGACACTGCCCGCGAGCCGTTCGAGGACGACTTCGCTGAACTGGCCCCGCGTCGTCATCCAGGACGCCGTGGTGCTTTGGTCGGTCCAGGGCGGCGGTAAGGCGAGGTGCAGTGCCCGATCTTCCGCCGGGACGATCGAGGCCTGGTGCGCCCAATACTCGTAAAGGCGGCGCTGGTCCCAGAGGAGGATGTCGACCATCTTCGGGTCGTACGGTCCGAGGCGGCTGAAAAGGACCAGCAGGTGGTTGCGGGCGACGATGGCGGTCGGGTCGAGCTGCAGGCAGCCGATCGCGTGAACCAGGGCGTGGATGTCGTCCGTCGTGACCGGTTTGGGTCGGGGTCCGCTGAGCCGCTGGCGAGCCACCGTCAGCCGCCGAGCATGCTCGATCCGGAGCTTCCGACGCAAGGCCCTATCCCGTTGCGGGATCTACTGAATAGACAAGGTCCTCTAGAACGCGGTCGAGCGGCCGGGGCACCCGATTGAGATCCAGCGCCCCAACCAGCACCGCCGCGGACTGGATCTTTCGGCCCCCCTTCGTGCCGAAGAAGCGCCGCAGCTGGTCCTCGGTGGTTCGTCCGCGCCACTCAGGCTGGTGCTGGAAGATGCGGAAGGCTTCGAGCTCACCCTGCGCGTCGAGAACCTGCTCCACGACGGCGGCCCCGAGGGCACGAATCAGCTCGTCCTCCAGGTCGGCGACGCAGACATAGAAACCGAGTTGCTCCATCTCGGTGCGCGTCAGGTTGGCGCCGAGGCCGGCGCGCTCGAGACCGTGCTGGAAGTCGCCCTCTTCAGCGGCGTCACACAGACCCGCCAGTCTGAGGCCCATCCCTTGAGGGCCGAATCGTTTCAAGAAGGTTCCAATGTTCGTCGCGCCGCCGATGGCCACGATCGAAATGCCTCGAGCGTTGAGATGGTGACCGCGGCGGGTGGCGAGCGCGTCGAGCGCGAGCTGGTCGCTAGTCCCCTCAACGAGGATGACGGCCTGAGCTTCGGGCGTCGCCTCCATGGCCGACACTGTACCGCCGAGGTTCAGGACCGTGGCACGAGCGCAAGCGCGGGGTCGGGTGCCAGCCAACGATAGACGAGCAGCCAGAAGGTGAAAAGCCAGCCAACCAGCAGGAGCGTGCCGCCGTAGTCATGGAAGAGAATCGCGGGCAGATAGCCCGCCAGGGCGGCCAGTAAGCAGACCGCCGTGATG
This DNA window, taken from Candidatus Dormiibacterota bacterium, encodes the following:
- a CDS encoding SRPBCC domain-containing protein → MTSQTQPARRRVTIERSFNASIDEVWELWTTKDGIESWWGPPGFEVRVRRLDVRRGGELLYAMTAVAADQIDFLKKAGMPLTTESLVTYTEVVPRQRLAFTQMADFIPNVKPYALAMTVDFDTQQEGVRLVMTLDAMHDEYWTNMMVMGWESELGKLADLLKRA
- a CDS encoding VOC family protein, which produces MTQVGTQTTAVANKTKVQSVRPCLTFKEGAEQAVNFYVSLFPNSKVLSLLRAEANGPLPEGSVLHASFQLDGQEYTAFDGGQAFTFTEAFSFVATCETQQELDQVWARLTEGGEEGPCGWLKDRFGVSWQVVPSALGKMMGDPKSGNPAKLMEALLKMRKLDISKLEHAYRSGA
- a CDS encoding metalloregulator ArsR/SmtB family transcription factor is translated as MPDAFQILADPTRRRLIEELRSGERSVSELVAVVDIGQPGVSRQLAILQDAQFVVVRPEGRRRLYALRPEPFRELDEWMMGYRAMWEGRLDRFAAELDRRGRTRPKNKEEEK
- a CDS encoding crosslink repair DNA glycosylase YcaQ family protein, giving the protein MRRKLRIEHARRLTVARQRLSGPRPKPVTTDDIHALVHAIGCLQLDPTAIVARNHLLVLFSRLGPYDPKMVDILLWDQRRLYEYWAHQASIVPAEDRALHLALPPPWTDQSTTASWMTTRGQFSEVVLERLAGSVSVRAADFDQHAEKYESGWGQRSPITDTLALLWLQGQIVPAGRVGSGRRWALADTWFRTPPGPIPERPVALRRAAVRSLRALGVATQQQVKKHFIRRRYQGLAPVWKDLEASGTIVPVDIGLKGDWYVHADDLPLLDEIESGAFEPRTTLLSPFDNLICDRDRTLALWGFDFRLEIYVPRSTRWGYFVMPLLHGDRICARFDLAVDRLEGVLKVVGERWEAGWDGRRRPVRPTTQALRELASFLGVGVRR
- a CDS encoding ATP-dependent endonuclease, translated to MEATPEAQAVILVEGTSDQLALDALATRRGHHLNARGISIVAIGGATNIGTFLKRFGPQGMGLRLAGLCDAAEEGDFQHGLERAGLGANLTRTEMEQLGFYVCVADLEDELIRALGAAVVEQVLDAQGELEAFRIFQHQPEWRGRTTEDQLRRFFGTKGGRKIQSAAVLVGALDLNRVPRPLDRVLEDLVYSVDPATG